From one Plantibacter flavus genomic stretch:
- a CDS encoding ABC transporter ATP-binding protein translates to MTEPLLHAQGLGRVYTNPRESLFQRPSRTVALHPSDLVVAPGEAVGIIGESGSGKSTLVRLLLALDAPSSGTVEFDGRPVSAAASARSLHWFRRQTGVVFQDPYASLDPRMSIGRIVAEPLSALGIDGDHRSKVRAVLRLVGLDADAADRFPHEFSGGQRQRIALSRAIVHRPRLLVGDEPLSALDVTVRAQILELLGGLRQELGLAIVLVSHDIGVVQHLCDRVVVMRDGSIVEEGPVAKVLSRPSHPYTTQLLASVPRL, encoded by the coding sequence ATGACTGAGCCGCTGCTCCACGCCCAGGGGCTCGGACGGGTCTACACGAACCCGCGGGAGTCGCTGTTCCAGCGCCCGAGCCGCACCGTCGCGCTCCACCCGAGCGACCTCGTCGTCGCCCCGGGTGAGGCCGTCGGCATCATCGGCGAATCGGGGTCGGGCAAGTCGACGCTCGTCCGCCTCCTGCTCGCGCTCGACGCCCCGAGCTCCGGCACGGTCGAGTTCGACGGCCGTCCGGTCAGCGCCGCGGCGAGCGCCAGGAGTCTGCACTGGTTCCGCCGACAGACGGGCGTGGTGTTCCAGGACCCGTACGCGTCGCTCGACCCGCGGATGAGTATCGGGCGGATCGTCGCCGAGCCGCTCTCCGCGCTCGGGATCGACGGCGACCACCGTTCCAAGGTGCGCGCGGTACTCCGGCTCGTCGGTCTCGACGCCGACGCGGCCGACCGCTTCCCGCACGAGTTCTCCGGTGGTCAGCGCCAGCGCATCGCCCTCTCGCGAGCGATCGTGCACCGCCCTCGCCTCCTCGTCGGCGACGAACCCCTCAGCGCGCTCGACGTCACCGTCCGCGCGCAGATCCTCGAGTTGCTCGGCGGGCTGCGGCAGGAGCTCGGGCTCGCGATCGTGCTCGTCTCGCACGACATCGGCGTGGTGCAGCATCTCTGCGACCGGGTCGTCGTCATGCGCGACGGATCGATCGTCGAGGAGGGTCCGGTCGCCAAGGTCCTCAGTCGGCCCTCGCACCCGTACACGACCCAGCTGCTCGCCTCGGTCCCCCGCCTCTGA
- a CDS encoding SAM-dependent methyltransferase → MSRSFDDLVAEADAASVDGWDFSWLDGRASEERPSWRFSELLGRRLADVPSSLDLETGGGEVLDTAPVLPPLAAATESWPPNLARAAARLHPRGVVVVRTEEGAPLPFADDSFALVSSRHPVAVDWTDVARVIAPGGSYLAQHVGPASVFELVEAFLGPQPEAVRRARHPDDEAAGARAAGLEIVCLRTERLRIEFHDVGAIVWFLRKVIWMVPGFTSARYLDRLQELHRSLQEDGPFVAHSSRTLIEARKPIR, encoded by the coding sequence ATGTCACGATCGTTCGACGACCTCGTCGCCGAGGCCGACGCCGCCTCGGTCGACGGGTGGGACTTCTCCTGGCTCGACGGCCGGGCCAGTGAGGAGCGCCCCTCCTGGCGGTTCTCGGAGTTGCTCGGGAGACGTCTGGCCGACGTCCCGTCCTCGCTCGACCTCGAGACCGGCGGGGGAGAGGTGTTGGACACGGCGCCGGTGCTTCCGCCGCTCGCCGCCGCCACCGAGTCCTGGCCACCGAACCTCGCCCGAGCCGCCGCCCGCCTGCACCCGCGCGGCGTCGTCGTCGTTCGCACGGAGGAGGGTGCTCCATTGCCGTTCGCGGACGACTCGTTCGCGCTCGTGTCGAGTCGGCATCCCGTCGCCGTGGACTGGACCGACGTGGCTCGCGTGATCGCCCCGGGCGGCAGCTACCTCGCCCAGCACGTCGGACCGGCGAGCGTGTTCGAACTCGTCGAGGCCTTCCTCGGCCCACAGCCCGAAGCGGTCCGTCGCGCGCGTCATCCCGACGACGAGGCCGCCGGCGCCCGTGCCGCCGGACTCGAGATCGTGTGCTTGCGGACCGAACGGCTGCGCATCGAGTTCCACGACGTCGGTGCGATCGTCTGGTTCCTGCGCAAGGTGATCTGGATGGTGCCCGGATTCACCTCCGCGCGGTACCTCGACCGCCTGCAGGAGCTGCACCGTTCCCTGCAGGAGGACGGCCCGTTCGTCGCGCACTCCTCCCGAACCCTCATCGAAGCACGCAAGCCCATCCGGTGA
- a CDS encoding ABC transporter permease: protein MSNQHPNASAADTRHRQYREYVIRRVAQALLVIALVYTLVFFTLFVLPGDPIENKLTSPLNPLPPSAGEALRAYYHFDLSPIEQFALTVSRLFQGDLGYSLVSGRAVSDLVAQGFSDTIVLAGVAFIMTIVLSLAIALTAVYAPVRAIRSIAASAPIASISAPSFLIGFVLLAIFSFQLGWVSSVRDQGFVSYVLPALTLALAVNGPLTQVLIQGLRKAADEPFVTVLRAKGTSEVRIALGHVLKNGAIPSITMLALVVGELLAGVVVVEAVFTRTGLGFITFESVRDQDTPVILAVVILISSIYVGINLVTDLVYPVLDPRIVRPGHGRSRRSRLARPTVATAAATGTAVPDGIPTKASVDA from the coding sequence ATGTCCAACCAGCATCCGAACGCCAGCGCGGCGGACACGCGACACCGGCAGTACCGCGAGTACGTGATCAGGCGCGTCGCCCAGGCGCTCCTCGTGATCGCCCTCGTCTACACGCTCGTCTTCTTCACCCTCTTCGTCCTGCCCGGCGACCCCATCGAGAACAAGCTGACGAGCCCGCTCAACCCACTGCCCCCGTCCGCCGGCGAAGCACTGCGGGCCTACTACCACTTCGACCTGTCGCCGATCGAACAGTTCGCGCTGACGGTGAGCCGACTCTTCCAGGGAGACCTGGGGTACTCGCTGGTCAGCGGTCGTGCCGTCTCGGACCTCGTCGCGCAGGGCTTCTCGGACACCATTGTGCTCGCAGGCGTGGCGTTCATCATGACGATCGTGCTGTCGCTCGCCATCGCACTCACCGCCGTGTACGCCCCCGTCAGGGCGATCAGGAGCATCGCGGCCTCAGCGCCCATCGCCTCCATCTCCGCGCCGAGCTTCCTCATCGGCTTCGTGCTCCTCGCGATCTTCTCCTTCCAGCTCGGCTGGGTGTCGTCGGTGCGCGATCAGGGCTTCGTGTCCTACGTGCTCCCGGCACTGACCCTGGCGCTCGCCGTCAACGGTCCGTTGACGCAGGTGTTGATCCAGGGACTCCGGAAGGCTGCGGACGAACCCTTCGTCACCGTGCTCCGCGCGAAGGGGACGAGCGAGGTGCGGATCGCCCTCGGCCACGTCCTGAAGAACGGTGCGATCCCGTCGATCACGATGCTCGCCCTCGTCGTCGGAGAGCTGCTGGCCGGTGTCGTCGTCGTCGAGGCCGTGTTCACCCGCACCGGCCTCGGATTCATCACCTTCGAGAGCGTGCGCGATCAGGACACCCCGGTGATCCTGGCCGTCGTCATCCTCATCTCCTCCATCTACGTCGGCATCAATCTCGTGACCGACCTCGTCTACCCCGTCCTCGACCCGCGCATCGTCCGCCCGGGGCATGGGCGGTCCCGACGCTCCCGCCTCGCCAGGCCGACGGTCGCGACAGCGGCGGCGACGGGGACGGCGGTGCCCGACGGTATCCCGACGAAAGCGAGCGTGGACGCATGA
- a CDS encoding dipeptide ABC transporter ATP-binding protein, which translates to MNQAALQHSALHVVDAAPVPLLVDGLAVGYRTRGSRGPTDTVRDVSFQVGRGETVSLVGQSGSGKSTIARAVAGLLPGNGSVTAGRVTVAGHEVADFSRKQWRPLRGSTLGFIPQDPLSSLDPLQRIGVQIAQAVQVAGDTPRSEVPARVIELLEHVGIRQASARVRSYPHELSGGQLQRVLIAIAIAARPKLLIADEPTSALDVTVQRRILDLLDGLRQELGLGILFITHDLALAQERSDAIVVLQDGNVRELGPAEEVLLAPRHPYTVGLLSDSPASSPLRYRERIRAAAEQVQAEQRGETKAAPAVVEVSHVSKRFGRDPQAPPALDGASLVLRPRSIHALVGESGSGKSTLARIVAGLTSFDDGSVRVVGRELPRDNAVANPFARDLQLVYQNPLSAVDPRYTVGQIIEEPLRIHGVRSAAERRRRVATILDQVALPSSAQGRRAREVSGGQRQRVALARTLVLAPSVLVLDEPTSALDVSVQAQIVELLLDLRDEHALSYLFISHDLGLVRQIADEVTVLSNGRVVESGPASAVLGHPQHAYTRELLDAVPRFDVERLDPSRFEAVG; encoded by the coding sequence ATGAACCAGGCAGCCCTGCAGCACAGCGCACTCCACGTCGTCGACGCGGCTCCGGTGCCGTTGCTCGTCGACGGACTCGCCGTCGGGTACCGGACGCGCGGCTCGAGGGGGCCGACCGACACGGTGCGCGACGTGTCGTTCCAGGTGGGACGCGGCGAGACGGTGTCGCTCGTGGGTCAGTCCGGTTCGGGGAAGAGCACGATCGCCCGGGCGGTCGCGGGGCTCCTCCCCGGCAACGGCTCGGTCACCGCCGGTCGGGTCACGGTCGCCGGACACGAGGTCGCCGACTTCTCCCGGAAGCAGTGGCGCCCCCTGCGCGGCTCGACGCTCGGTTTCATCCCGCAGGATCCGCTGAGTTCACTCGACCCGCTGCAGCGGATCGGCGTGCAGATCGCCCAGGCGGTCCAGGTGGCGGGCGACACCCCGCGCTCGGAGGTCCCCGCGCGCGTGATCGAGTTGCTCGAGCACGTGGGCATCCGTCAGGCCTCGGCCCGCGTGCGGTCTTACCCGCACGAGCTCTCGGGCGGGCAGTTGCAGCGGGTGCTCATCGCGATCGCCATCGCGGCGAGGCCCAAGCTGCTCATCGCCGACGAGCCGACGTCCGCGCTCGATGTGACCGTCCAGCGGCGCATCCTCGACCTCCTCGACGGCCTCCGGCAGGAGCTCGGGCTCGGGATCCTCTTCATCACCCACGACCTGGCGCTGGCGCAGGAGCGCAGCGACGCGATCGTGGTCCTGCAGGACGGGAACGTCCGCGAGTTGGGCCCGGCCGAGGAGGTGTTGCTCGCACCACGGCACCCCTACACGGTGGGGCTGCTCTCCGACTCGCCCGCGTCCTCGCCCTTGCGCTACCGGGAACGCATCCGCGCTGCGGCCGAGCAGGTGCAGGCGGAGCAGCGCGGCGAGACGAAAGCGGCGCCCGCGGTGGTCGAGGTGTCGCACGTGTCCAAACGGTTCGGACGCGATCCGCAGGCGCCGCCCGCACTCGACGGCGCGTCGCTCGTCCTCCGTCCGCGTTCGATCCACGCGCTCGTCGGCGAGTCCGGGTCGGGCAAATCGACGCTCGCGCGCATCGTCGCCGGGCTCACCTCCTTCGACGACGGCTCGGTGCGTGTCGTCGGCCGGGAACTCCCGCGGGACAACGCCGTCGCCAACCCCTTCGCGCGCGACCTCCAGCTGGTCTACCAGAACCCGCTCTCGGCGGTCGATCCGCGGTATACCGTCGGACAGATCATCGAGGAGCCCCTGCGGATCCACGGGGTGCGGAGCGCCGCCGAACGTCGGCGCCGCGTCGCGACCATCCTCGACCAGGTCGCCCTCCCCTCGAGTGCGCAGGGGCGTCGTGCACGGGAGGTGTCGGGCGGTCAGCGCCAGCGGGTCGCACTCGCGAGGACGCTCGTCCTCGCGCCGTCGGTGCTCGTCCTCGACGAGCCCACCTCGGCGCTCGACGTCTCGGTGCAGGCGCAGATCGTCGAACTGCTCCTCGACCTCCGGGACGAGCACGCGCTCAGCTACCTGTTCATCTCGCACGACCTCGGTCTCGTCCGGCAGATCGCCGACGAGGTGACGGTGCTGTCCAACGGGCGCGTCGTCGAGTCGGGCCCGGCCTCGGCCGTCCTCGGGCATCCGCAGCACGCGTACACTCGGGAGCTGCTCGACGCGGTGCCGCGGTTCGACGTCGAGCGGCTCGATCCGAGCCGGTTCGAGGCCGTCGGATGA
- a CDS encoding oxygenase MpaB family protein, which produces MDVGTGRRPVSRLRTRLLAGLRSRILAVFAVEQDRPPQWTLDLEDGTDTGFFTPDSAAWTVHGGVETMVAGIRALLLQAAHPGALAGVHDWSRYREDPLGRLDGTIRWIFTVTYGDRDTARRTSDYVLKLHERVVGEYLDAHGVVRPYAANDPDLLRWVHLAFTDAFLSVRQTWGGRIPGGADAYVADWALAGELMGVVDPPRSETELARQLRGYLDAGELTGGPRVDETLAFLRRPPLDRSLLPAYGILFAGAVATIPAEYRRILGLRTAHLGPIPLPVVTATRVVLWIVGLVLHGESPSQRAALRRHRRLADPAA; this is translated from the coding sequence GTGGATGTCGGCACTGGACGGCGACCGGTCTCCCGCCTGCGCACCCGCCTGCTCGCCGGGCTCCGCTCACGCATCCTCGCGGTCTTCGCGGTGGAGCAGGACCGCCCGCCGCAGTGGACGCTCGATCTCGAGGACGGCACCGACACGGGGTTCTTCACGCCCGACTCCGCGGCCTGGACGGTGCACGGCGGTGTCGAGACCATGGTCGCCGGCATCCGGGCGCTCCTCCTGCAGGCGGCTCACCCTGGGGCGCTCGCCGGCGTGCACGACTGGTCCCGGTACCGGGAGGACCCGCTCGGACGGCTCGACGGCACCATCCGCTGGATCTTCACCGTCACCTACGGCGACCGCGACACGGCCCGTCGGACGAGCGACTACGTGCTCAAGCTCCACGAACGCGTCGTCGGGGAATACCTCGACGCCCATGGCGTGGTGCGCCCGTACGCGGCCAACGACCCGGACCTCCTGCGCTGGGTGCACCTGGCGTTCACCGACGCCTTCCTGAGCGTGCGACAGACCTGGGGTGGCCGGATCCCCGGTGGTGCGGACGCCTATGTGGCCGACTGGGCACTCGCGGGTGAGCTCATGGGCGTCGTCGACCCGCCCCGCTCCGAGACCGAGCTGGCCCGGCAGCTGCGCGGTTACCTCGACGCGGGCGAGCTGACCGGCGGCCCGAGGGTGGACGAGACCCTGGCGTTCCTCCGGCGTCCGCCGCTCGACCGCTCGCTGCTCCCCGCCTACGGGATCCTCTTCGCGGGAGCCGTCGCGACGATCCCAGCCGAGTACCGCCGCATCCTCGGGCTCCGCACCGCGCACCTCGGTCCGATCCCGCTGCCGGTCGTGACGGCGACGCGGGTCGTCCTGTGGATCGTGGGGCTCGTCCTGCACGGTGAGTCGCCGAGCCAGCGCGCGGCGCTGCGCCGGCACCGGCGCCTGGCGGACCCGGCCGCCTGA
- a CDS encoding ABC transporter permease has product MSLRLRPDRDVTAADDGPDAFRRLLGRLGVADVLAIIVVGLVLVSVVAPGLLTPYDPLEPDDANALAAPSVAHWFGTDSLGRDLLSRVIHGTGRTLLGSAVAVLIGLGAGTVLGLVAASFGGLVDAVISRIVDVLLSIPGLLLAMVVVVALGFGTLNAAVAVGISSIAAFTRIMRSEVLTVKDLPFVEASHHLGGSRAYVLAKHVFPNSYSAVLSLTALQFGLAIIWISSLSFLGYGAPPPDPEWGLLVSEGRQYVVSSPWLVVVPGLVIAVTVLAISRLSQLTRERTTA; this is encoded by the coding sequence ATGAGCCTCCGACTCCGACCGGACCGCGACGTCACCGCGGCCGACGACGGACCGGACGCGTTCCGTCGACTCCTCGGCCGCCTCGGGGTCGCTGACGTCCTGGCGATCATCGTGGTCGGTCTCGTCCTCGTGTCCGTGGTCGCACCCGGCCTCCTCACGCCGTACGACCCGCTCGAGCCCGATGACGCCAACGCGCTCGCCGCTCCATCGGTCGCGCACTGGTTCGGAACCGACTCCCTCGGTCGCGACCTGCTGTCACGGGTGATCCACGGCACCGGTCGGACCCTGCTCGGCTCGGCGGTCGCCGTCCTCATCGGTCTCGGCGCCGGCACGGTCCTCGGGCTCGTCGCCGCGTCGTTCGGCGGTCTCGTCGACGCCGTCATCAGCCGGATCGTCGACGTGCTGCTCTCGATCCCCGGGCTGCTCCTCGCGATGGTCGTCGTCGTGGCGCTCGGCTTCGGCACCCTGAACGCGGCCGTCGCCGTGGGGATCTCCTCGATCGCGGCGTTCACCAGGATCATGCGCTCCGAGGTGTTGACGGTGAAGGACCTGCCGTTCGTCGAGGCGAGTCACCATCTCGGCGGTTCGCGGGCGTACGTCCTCGCCAAGCACGTCTTCCCGAACTCGTACTCCGCGGTGCTGTCGCTCACGGCCCTCCAGTTCGGACTCGCGATCATCTGGATCTCCTCGCTCAGCTTCCTCGGGTACGGAGCTCCGCCGCCCGACCCGGAGTGGGGTCTGCTCGTCTCCGAGGGTCGTCAGTACGTCGTGTCCTCGCCGTGGCTCGTCGTCGTCCCGGGCCTCGTGATCGCCGTCACCGTGCTCGCCATCAGCCGTCTCAGCCAACTCACCCGCGAGAGGACCACCGCATGA
- a CDS encoding ABC transporter ATP-binding protein yields the protein MSLDVQDLVVTLGGRRVVDGVSFSVPAGARFGLIGESGSGKSLTALAILGLLPDGASVSGSIRWQGEELLGRDDRELARIRGREIGIVFQEPRTALNPIRTIGRQIGEPLRIHEGLSKREALDRAVELAARVRLPDPERIVRRYPHQLSGGQRQRVAAAIALACGPSLLIADEPTTALDVTIQSEILGLFERLVNETGASLVFITHDLAVLSRIASDAVVLAQGKVVEAGPVAQLLSTPVSPVTQRLLAAAKTMSWKGEDDD from the coding sequence ATGAGTCTCGACGTCCAGGACCTCGTGGTCACGCTCGGCGGCCGCCGGGTCGTCGACGGCGTGAGTTTCAGCGTGCCGGCGGGCGCACGGTTCGGCCTCATCGGCGAGTCCGGATCCGGGAAGTCGCTGACGGCGCTGGCGATCCTCGGACTCCTCCCCGACGGCGCTTCGGTGAGCGGCAGCATCCGCTGGCAGGGCGAGGAACTCCTCGGCCGTGACGACCGCGAACTCGCGCGGATCCGCGGGCGTGAGATCGGGATCGTGTTCCAGGAGCCCCGGACGGCGCTCAACCCGATCCGCACCATCGGACGACAGATCGGCGAGCCGCTGCGCATCCACGAGGGGCTCTCGAAACGGGAAGCGCTCGACCGGGCCGTCGAACTCGCCGCGCGGGTCCGTCTGCCCGACCCCGAGCGCATCGTCCGGCGGTACCCGCACCAGCTGTCCGGCGGGCAACGCCAGCGGGTCGCGGCCGCCATCGCCCTCGCCTGCGGACCCTCCCTGCTCATCGCGGACGAACCGACCACGGCGCTCGACGTCACCATCCAGTCGGAGATCCTGGGCCTCTTCGAGCGTCTCGTGAACGAGACCGGGGCGTCCCTCGTCTTCATCACGCACGACCTCGCGGTCCTCTCCCGGATCGCCAGCGATGCCGTGGTGCTCGCGCAGGGCAAGGTCGTCGAGGCCGGGCCCGTCGCACAGCTGCTCTCGACGCCGGTCTCTCCCGTGACGCAGCGGCTGTTGGCCGCCGCGAAGACCATGAGCTGGAAGGGCGAGGACGATGACTGA
- a CDS encoding ABC transporter substrate-binding protein gives MTRTTRRRARLAAAALVAVSIALTGCSAASASSDADGGSLTYLDAEIPTSAQVQEAGTWQTRALQQNITDRLLYPNAETGELEPWIADSWTVSPDGLTYTFVIRDGVTYSDGTAVDAASVAKNLNWQSTGDEAKGTTPNAQFPSGLVATPDDATSTVTVVLAAPYAPFLNVLTGWGSGLVADATIDASKEEQSKFVNLIGSGPFVVASETYGKEIVLNRREGYAWAPPSSPNQGEAHLASVTVIPVQEDSVRLGTLKSGEADVIRYVQPSEEQGLVDAGYDVVSKTGVGLSNQWFLRSQAPFLDDVDVRKALLHAIDREQIIETQYTDSWTPATSVLSPGTFGYVDESAKFAYDPDAANRLLDGAGWTERDADGYRTKGGERLTVKTYIDVYDNTAKSLFQQIQNQFKDVGIELSLNELDYSTYWATAFADPEVGALRVGWPHPDPSKGLSEYYSKDGSDLLGLAGSDTTLQSLLDAQNAATDDDTRAAILGQIQDHLIDQAYVVPILNDSQVFVTQQRVKGFSLTDGALPEFYNTSIED, from the coding sequence ATGACCCGAACCACCAGACGGCGAGCACGACTCGCCGCCGCAGCCCTCGTCGCCGTGAGCATCGCGCTGACCGGCTGCTCGGCGGCGTCGGCCTCGTCCGACGCGGACGGTGGCAGCCTCACCTACCTCGATGCGGAGATCCCCACCTCGGCGCAGGTGCAGGAGGCGGGCACGTGGCAGACCCGTGCGCTGCAGCAGAACATCACCGACCGCCTGCTCTACCCGAACGCGGAGACGGGCGAACTCGAACCGTGGATCGCCGACTCCTGGACCGTCAGCCCCGACGGTCTCACGTACACCTTCGTGATCCGTGACGGCGTCACCTACAGCGACGGCACCGCCGTCGACGCCGCGAGCGTCGCGAAGAACCTGAACTGGCAGTCGACCGGCGACGAGGCGAAGGGGACGACCCCGAACGCACAGTTCCCGTCCGGTCTCGTGGCGACGCCGGACGACGCGACCAGCACCGTCACCGTCGTCCTCGCCGCACCCTACGCGCCCTTCCTCAACGTGCTCACCGGGTGGGGATCCGGGCTCGTCGCCGACGCCACGATCGACGCGAGCAAGGAGGAGCAGTCGAAGTTCGTGAACCTCATCGGCTCCGGTCCCTTCGTCGTCGCCTCCGAGACCTACGGCAAGGAGATCGTGCTCAACCGTCGTGAGGGGTACGCCTGGGCCCCGCCGTCCTCCCCGAACCAGGGCGAGGCGCACCTCGCCTCGGTCACGGTCATCCCCGTGCAGGAGGACAGCGTCCGGCTCGGCACCCTGAAGTCGGGCGAGGCGGACGTCATCCGCTACGTCCAGCCGAGCGAGGAGCAGGGGCTCGTCGACGCCGGCTACGACGTCGTGTCCAAGACGGGTGTCGGTCTCAGCAACCAGTGGTTCCTCCGCAGTCAGGCGCCGTTCCTCGACGACGTCGACGTCCGCAAGGCGCTGCTGCACGCGATCGACCGTGAGCAGATCATCGAGACGCAGTACACCGACAGCTGGACGCCCGCGACGTCGGTCCTGTCGCCTGGCACCTTCGGCTACGTCGACGAATCGGCGAAGTTCGCCTACGACCCGGATGCGGCGAACCGCCTCCTCGACGGCGCCGGCTGGACCGAGCGCGACGCGGACGGCTACCGCACGAAGGGCGGCGAGCGGCTCACGGTGAAGACCTACATCGACGTCTACGACAACACGGCGAAGAGCCTCTTCCAGCAGATCCAGAACCAGTTCAAGGACGTCGGTATCGAGCTGTCACTCAACGAGCTCGACTACTCCACCTACTGGGCGACCGCGTTCGCGGACCCGGAGGTCGGAGCGCTCCGAGTCGGTTGGCCGCACCCTGACCCCTCGAAGGGCCTCAGCGAGTACTACAGCAAGGACGGGTCCGACCTCCTCGGTCTCGCCGGCTCCGACACGACCCTGCAGTCGCTGCTCGACGCGCAGAACGCCGCGACCGACGACGACACCCGTGCGGCGATCCTCGGACAGATCCAGGACCACCTGATCGACCAGGCCTATGTCGTCCCGATCCTCAACGACAGCCAGGTGTTCGTCACCCAGCAGCGGGTGAAGGGCTTCTCCCTCACCGACGGCGCCCTGCCGGAGTTCTACAACACCTCGATCGAGGACTGA
- a CDS encoding NtaA/DmoA family FMN-dependent monooxygenase (This protein belongs to a clade of FMN-dependent monooxygenases, within a broader family of flavin-dependent oxidoreductases, the luciferase-like monooxygenase (LMM) family, some of whose members use coenzyme F420 rather than FMN.) — protein sequence MLRRPGPDGPIAAAPEESIINAPSSPTQSHPKQLILNLFEMNCVSHITHGLWRLPDNRRDQYTDIRYWTTLARTAEAGGFDAIFIADVVGAYDVFRGGPADALREGLQIPNNDPLLVVPAMAAVTEHLGFGITFSTSYEPPFAFARRMSTLDHLTNGRVAWNIVTSYLPNAARNFGLAEEIPHDERFAIAEEYLDVLYKLWEGSWDDDAVIRDREAGVYSDPDKVRYIDHVGRYFQVAGPHLSEPSAQRTPLLYTATASPAGIAFAGRHAEAVFTGVRGPGGAGPLLERFRAAAADNGRDGAALKIVVQAAVIVAPTQEEAEAKAAQYREHASIVGRFVHAGLPFDPEAHPEDRTVAEALAAEGVPADALPPQVTAGTVGEFISRVGSDLERDFFAVGTPEVVADEIERWLDEIGIDGINLRQYHSLDTLTDFVELVVPELRRRGRLRDAYRPGETLRERLTGGAARLPDDHPAARYRGGRNLGDQHDGTVDGHTASSREPVGNLS from the coding sequence GTGCTCAGACGGCCCGGTCCGGACGGACCGATCGCCGCCGCACCGGAGGAGTCGATCATCAACGCACCGTCCAGCCCGACGCAGTCCCACCCCAAGCAGCTCATCCTCAACCTGTTCGAGATGAACTGCGTGAGCCACATCACCCACGGCCTCTGGCGCCTGCCGGACAACCGACGCGACCAGTACACCGACATCCGGTACTGGACGACGCTCGCTCGGACGGCGGAGGCGGGCGGGTTCGACGCGATCTTCATCGCCGACGTGGTCGGCGCCTACGACGTGTTCCGTGGCGGCCCGGCCGACGCCCTGCGCGAGGGCCTGCAGATCCCGAACAACGACCCCCTGCTCGTCGTCCCCGCGATGGCCGCCGTGACCGAGCACCTCGGCTTCGGCATCACCTTCTCGACGAGCTACGAGCCACCGTTCGCCTTCGCCCGTCGCATGAGCACCCTCGACCACCTGACGAACGGCCGCGTCGCGTGGAACATCGTCACCTCGTACCTGCCCAACGCCGCACGCAACTTCGGCCTCGCCGAGGAGATCCCGCACGACGAGCGGTTCGCGATCGCCGAGGAGTACCTGGACGTCCTCTACAAGCTCTGGGAGGGGTCCTGGGACGACGACGCCGTCATCCGTGACCGGGAGGCCGGCGTCTACTCGGACCCCGACAAGGTGCGGTACATCGACCACGTCGGGCGCTACTTCCAGGTCGCCGGACCGCACCTGTCCGAGCCCAGCGCGCAGCGGACACCGCTGCTCTACACCGCGACCGCCTCGCCGGCCGGCATCGCGTTCGCCGGACGGCACGCCGAGGCGGTGTTCACGGGCGTACGGGGTCCCGGCGGTGCAGGACCGCTCTTGGAACGGTTCCGTGCGGCGGCGGCCGACAACGGACGCGACGGGGCCGCGCTCAAGATCGTCGTCCAGGCCGCCGTCATCGTCGCGCCGACGCAGGAGGAGGCCGAGGCGAAGGCCGCGCAGTACCGGGAGCACGCGAGCATCGTCGGCCGGTTCGTCCACGCCGGGCTGCCGTTCGACCCGGAGGCGCACCCGGAGGACCGGACGGTCGCCGAGGCGCTCGCCGCAGAGGGGGTCCCGGCCGACGCGCTCCCGCCCCAGGTGACGGCCGGCACCGTCGGCGAGTTCATCAGCCGGGTCGGCAGCGACCTCGAGCGGGACTTCTTCGCCGTCGGCACCCCCGAGGTCGTGGCCGACGAGATCGAGCGATGGTTGGACGAGATCGGTATCGACGGCATCAACCTGCGGCAGTACCACAGCCTCGACACGCTCACCGATTTCGTCGAACTCGTCGTGCCGGAGCTGCGTCGCCGAGGGCGGCTGCGCGACGCGTATCGACCGGGGGAGACGCTCCGCGAGCGCCTGACCGGCGGGGCGGCCCGGCTCCCCGACGACCACCCGGCCGCACGATACCGCGGAGGACGGAACCTCGGCGACCAGCACGACGGGACGGTCGACGGTCACACGGCGTCATCGAGGGAACCCGTGGGAAACCTGTCGTAA